GTAAAATCAGTCAATCTGTGAGAGGACAGCTTATTAATAATTAAAAATTACGTGAATTAATCTTCTCGGTTTTGGGTTATAGACTTTGATAGTGCTATATCAATTTACAGGTTTCAGAATTTAATAGGTGAGTTTGGGTGTGAAAGTTGCCCAAGGATTAAGACATAGATGTTTTAACTCACATAAACTATTAATATGATGAAATCACATGTTTACACACTCAGGATATTGTGCCTGGCACTGGCTGTAGCAATAGCCGGCTGCTCAGAGGAAGACGACCCATCTGCCGACCCCGGAGAGGAAGAAATAGTTGATCCGCCTACGCCCTCTTTAACTTTTGCGACCCCCTCAGACTCAACAGGGATTGCATTTGAAGTAGTTGGTAACCCCGTAGTTGACGGAACAAAGTATACCTTTAACACCACTGATGAAGATAATGGTTGTGGAATGCCTGGTGGGGATTATATCAAACTGGATACACTCGACCCCATTTGGGATAAAGGTTTTGCCGTAGCAGCCTGGGTAGAATTTCAGGAAGAAGAACGTTACTACGAAAGAATTGTCGATTTTGGTAACGGATGGGGCGAAAACGGTGGAATGAATATTACACTGTCACGCCTGGCACGTTCTGCCGATCTGGTTTTAACCAGTTGGATAGACACTGACTCTTTAACTAATCGCGAAAAAGGAAGACTTATCGCGCGTGACGCAATAGTCAATGGTGAGACTTTGTTTTATGCAGCTACAGTTAGTCCTACGGGAGAAATGAAGATATATGTAAATGGGGAATTGGCGGCTGAAAAGGCTGATGGGCATCCGGTTGCCAATGTTGTACGAAATGAGAATTTCATTGGACACTCTAATTGGTGTCAGGAAGATTATGACTTTAAGGGAACAATTGATGGAATGTACATATACAACAGGGCAATAACTCCGAAAGAAGTTAGGGCTCTATATGACCTTCGAGCTGGCTCAGATCAGGCTAAATAGCAAAAAATTGTCTTAAGAATACGGCCATTTCTGTTTCCAGGAAATGGCCGTATTTTTAAAACTACGAAACCCTAAAAGAAAAAGCTGAGACTTGCCTTTGCAAATAGTGGGCTTCCAGGGGTAAAATGTATTTCCGATACAGGGGCAGTTTCATTAAACAGGCGTGATTCTGTATCAAACTGTGCCTCTTTCCACTCACTATCCAGGACATTTACTATGGAAAACCCCACCTCATATCTTGGACGAGTATAATTTAAGGTAGCATCCAAAAGAAAATACCCTTCCGCCTTGATGCTGTTATCTTCGTTGGCTGGTCTGTCATCCATATACCTGTATCGCAGGCTTCCGTTAATTCCATTTTTCATGTTAAAGCTTACACCTCCAATGCTCGTGAAAGTCGGAGCCAGTGGGATATGATTGGCCTCTTCCGGTTCATTAACCGCTTCCGGATCAGTGAAATTCAAATCCGCATCAAGGTAAAGCCATTGTAATAGTTGATATCTGAAGGATAAGTCCAGTCCCCTTCGCCTGGTTTCTCCGCTAGGTTCTACTATGCCCTCATCACCTACATATACAAATTCCTGATCAAGATTGAGTTGCCATATGGCTGCATTGATTGACAGATTAGGCACAGGCTTGTAAATGCCTCCAAAGTCGAAACCATAGGCTTTTGGTAATACGTCCTTTCCACTTTGTGCTACCACTACCCTGGTATCATTAGAGTGAAAGCCAATACCTGCTTTGGCAAAAAGACCAATTTTAGGTGTTAGCTTATATGTTGCACTAAACTTTGGAGAGAATACACCTTCGCTCTCACCTTGCCTTTCATAAGTGCTGGCCAATGCATCTACATAATTGAATATGAAATGATCATAACGTAAGCTTCCGTTAATGGAAAACACGGGGGTAATATCGAGGGTTTCACTAACGTAGGCGTATACATTAGTCTCATCAATATCTCCTTTGGCCAGATCATCCAGTACCTCCCTGCGGTTTAGGGTATGAGATAGTCGGATGTCATTAACATCATCATACCTGAACCCTGCACCCGCCTTAGATGTAAGGTTACGGTTTCCCAGAAATCCCTCCTTGGTATATGTGCCGGCATACCCGTAAATATTTCTGTTTTCCGATTGTGTGATCTGGTCTCCGTTTACGGGGTCATTGAGGAAGAAAGTAAAATTGGAAACCAACATAAAATCGTAGCTGGAAAAGAAAACCTGGTGTTCAAGGTTTGCATCATTACCGAGATCGAGATTATATCTTATGTTCAGGTTTGTACGGCTGGTTTCCCCACCTTCTGTATCATCAATAGCTCCGAACCGACCTATTTGTCCACTTTCTACTGCTCTTACAGGTATCTGACCAGAGGCATCCCACTTACTTGTAAATCGAGAGGCTGATATTGAAAGTAATCTTTTGTTATCAAAATATCCGGTGTATTTACCCATAATGTTGATGCGCGAAAAATTTTGAGGACTTTCAAAATACCCATCGGTAAGATATAGCTCAGAAGCGAGATACAGGTTTTCACGGTTCCCATTTTTCTGTTTGTTATACAGATCGATGAGACCCACACTCCTTAAGGTGCCGTATTGTCCACCTTCCAGTTTAATCATGCTGCTATCGAGCCTGTCCCTGGTACTGAATGCTGCATATCCTGCTGTGGTAAAGTTACCCTGATCTGCGTAGTAAGGCCCCTTGTTGAAGTTTACGCGTTCAATGGTTTCTGGTATGACAAAATGCAGGTCAGAATAGCCTTGTCCATGGGCGTGCGATACCATATTTACAGGCATCCCGTCTACCGTCAGGTTGATATCTGTACCATGGTCAATATCAAATCCACGTAAAAATATCTGCTCCGCCTTGCCACCACCTGCGTGTTGGGCAATAAAAAGGCCAGGAACAAGCCTTAGTACGTCCTGAGAACTTTCCGTGGGACGCAGCTTTATGTCATAGGCAGATATGGAACTGAGATTTTTGACTTCTTCAGAAGTAATAACCACATCGGCCAGCTCAATATTTCCTTGTTGTAGATAAAAGTCCAGGTTTAGTTCTTTGTCTGTTATTTCTATTTCCTTCTGTTGACTTTTATAACCGATATAGGACACAGACACTGTAAAAGTACCAGCCGGCAATTTTAGTTTAAAGTTTCCGAAGGCATCAGCTGAGGCACCAGCTCCGTTACCAACTAATATATTGGCTCCGGGTAATGGCTCACCCTGATGGTTATATATTTGCCCGCTAAATATTTGCTGGGCATAAAGATTCTGGCAATAGCAAAGCACAGCTACCAGAATTAGTAGTTTGATTTTTGTCATAATTTATATTTAAAGCATTAATAATCAGGCAGTAAAGTGCTAATCTTGTCTATACAAGCTTTGAATTGCCCTTTGAAGCATTAGTATTTGCTCTTTGTGATTTATGACAGAATGGGAGGAGGGGTAGGAGGAACGAGTTTGTGCGTTTTTGAAATGTCCTGAACATAGCCCGAGAAGGAGACATCAGTGCCGGAATTTGTAAATATCCATACACCATTTTCGGTTACGTAGTTGAGCAGGAATATAATTTTTAATGGAGAGTGAACAGGGGAATCATTGTTCTCAATATCTTTTAACTTTTCGAAAGCTTTACTATGATCTTCAACGTGGTGGTGATGATGATCATGAGTGTGATGATGTATGATATTAGGGATCTGGTGTAAAGTGTCATGCACAATAGTGAATATACCATATCCCATAAAGGAACCTGAGTAAAATAAGAAAAGTGGTATGGCAATAATGTTTCTCAAGGAATAAGACTATCTTTTACTCATGGGGCTGCATTTGCAATTTTAGTGTACTTGGTGCCAAGTTCAAAGTTTGTACAGGTGCAACTTGCTAAATATTTTATGCTTTTAACGATACTGTAATATCAAATACATACTAATAACAGCTTTATGGTTAGAAATTGCACCCCTCTATATTTAATTTATGCTTTGGAATAGGGGCAGCAGCACTTTTTAATGGTCAGCCGAATGATTGACTGGGCTATGGTGTTTGAGGTATCAGGAAATTTGATTGATATATCGATTTTTTTGGTGATATACTCATTTACAGATCAGTGCTTTTAATGATGATTTTTGTAAATTAATATAGTATAAAGCCTTATTTTAATAACTTTACTATCCGCCAATTTTTTTTAATAGCATATGAATAAGCATGTTTATTTACTCTTTACGGTATTATTTTGTCTTACTATAGCCACTACTTTGGCTCAGGGAGACGAAGCTCTTGAAAAAGCATATGTCAGAGCTAATGAAAAGCTTGAAAAAGGAGATTTTCGAAGCGCTATACTGGATTATTCACAATTGATCAATTCGAAGTTCGGCAACAATGAAGTGTATGTTAAAAGAGGTATAGCTTATTATCAAACCAAAGATTATGACAAAGCATCTGCTGATTTTGACGATGCGGTTAAAGCCAGAATCGATAGCCCCGAACTTTACGGATATCGAGGACTAACAAAATATGAGCAGAAAGATTATCAGGGAGCAGCCAGCGAGTTGGAAAAGGCTGCTAATATGGGCTTTAATAAGCCTGAGGGTTTATTTAATCTTGGGAATGCTAAATTCCGGTTAGACAGTTATCAGGACGCCATAAAATACTATGATCAGGCCGAAAAAGCGGGCTATAGTAATGCTACATTATTTAATAATAGGGGTAAAGCTAAGTTTACTTTAAAAAATTATGATGCGGCCGTTCAGGATTATAATAAAGCGTTGGCTGTTGATGCTAAATACGATAAAGCTTTGGAGAACCGGGCAGAGGCATATTATGAATTAAAAAAGTGGAAAGAAGCCGCTGAAGATTATGATGCATTGATAAAATCAGGAAAAGTAACAGATGAGAACTTTGCCAGGCGGGGTATAGCCTTATATCAATTGAAAAATTACGACGAGGCGGCAAAGGATCTGGAAAGTGCGATCCAAAGGGGCAGTAAGATACCTGAACTGACCTATTACCTCGGCAATATCTATTTTGAGAAGAAAGATTATAAAAAGTCGGCACTTTACTATGAGCAGGCCCAGCGAGCCAATGCGGAAGTTGCTGATCTTAATGCAAAGCTCGGACAGGCATACTTTCTTAGTGATAATTACTCTGCGGCAGAAACTACCTTTACTACTGCGATCAATAAAGGGAACAATGATCCGGCAAATTACCTGTATCGCGGCTTGGCAAGGTATGAGTTAAAGGATGATAATGGGGCCTATCAGGATCTGAAACAAGCCACTGACAAAGGGCAAAAAAACTACAAAGCCTTTTACTATCTGGGGAACTTACAGTTTAAGCAAGAAGAATATCATTTGGCAGAAGCCAGCTACGATAAAGCTATTGCTATTGAAGCTGACGACCCCGTAATATTTAACAATCGAGGAAAATCAAAATTTAACCTTGATAAGCATCAGGAAGCCCTTAAAGACTATAATCAGGCACTATCTCTCAAAGCAGATTATGATAAAGCGCTTGAGAATAGAGCTGAGGCATTTTTCAAACTGGAGAAGTGGCAGGAGGCAGTAAATGATTACGATGCGCTGATCAAAGCCGGCAAAGTAACAGACGAAAATTTTGCCAGAAGGGGTATAGCAATGTACAAGCAGGGCAAGTATGATGACGCCATAAAGGACCTGGAGAGTGCGGTGCAAAGAGGAAGTAAAATTCAAGAGCTGACTTACTACCTGGGTAATGCATGGTTTGCCAAAGAGGACTATAAGAAAGCCTCTCTTTATTATGAGCAGGCTCAGCGTGCTGGCGTTGTTGCCTCTGACCTGAGTGCCAAATTAGGAAAATCGTACTTTCTTAATAAGAACTGCAACGCGGCCGAAACCACATTGTCAGATGCCATAAGTAAAGGCAGCGCTGATGTAGACAGCTACCTGTACCGGGGTTTGGCAAGGTATGAGTTGAAGAATGAGGACGGAGCCATAGCCGATCTGCAACAGGCTATATCCAAGGGAGTTAAGGATTATAATGCATATCATTACCTGGGTAATCTGCAATTTAAAAAAGAGGAATACGCAAATGCTGTAGCCAGTTATGATAAAGCCATCTCGCTTGATGCTTCTGACGCTGTAGTTTTTAATAACCGGGGTAAAGCTAAATTCAACCTACAGAAGTATAATGAGGCTATTGCTGATTTTGATAAAGCCCTCGCTCTCCAGGGAGATTACAGCAAGGCACTGGAAAACCGGGCAGAAGCAAAGTTTGCGGCCAAAGACTGGCCGGGAACTATTGCGGATTATGAAGCTATTAAAAAATCAGGAGGTTCGGATGCCGGTATTTATGAAAAAACAGGTATAGCCCGTTTTAATACCGGTGATTTTCAGGGAGCTGTTACTGACCTGAAGTCGGCCGTTCAAAGAGGTGCCACTGGTGATGACCTGAACCTGAAACTTGGTATAGCACTATATAAGACAGGAGGAAACAAAGAGGCTTACTCTTATTTACAAAAAGCCGAAGAAGCCAGTCTTGCCACTCCACAGGTTTATGAGATGTTGGGAGTATCGGCCTATGGTAACAAGAGCTTTGGCAAGGCTGATGAATATATAACGAAGGCATTGGATGGAGGTGTAAAAAGCAATGATCTCTACAAGTATCGTGGTGCGGCAAGATACGCTACAAACAATGTAGAGGGAGCATTTGAAGATTTTAAAAGGGCGGAGTCTCTGGGGTCTGCGGATTACGAGACGTTTAAGTCATTAGGTGATATATACTATTCACGAAATGAACTGGAAAATTCAATTGCCGCCTATAATAAAGCGGTTGCTGTAAAAGCTGATGATCCGGTGGTGTTAAACAACAGAGGTAAGGCCAAGCTTCTTCTCAAGAACCACCAGGGAGCCGTTGATGATTTTGATAAGGCTATCGCCTTGAAATCGGATTATGGAAAAGCCTTGCTCAACCGTGGAACTGCCCGATTTGAACTTAAAAATTACTCCGGAGCAATAGCAGATCTGGAAAAAGCCAAGGAAGCCTCAGGGCAAAGCAAAGAGGTGGTTAAAATGCTGGGATTGGCCTATTACGAAACTGGGAATAAAAAAGAGGCGGAAAAGTACCTCGATAAGGCCATTCAGGAAGGTTCTAAGGATGCACAGGTATACGTGTATAGCGGTTTGCTAAGCTATGATCAGGGTGATTTTAAAAAAACGGCTGGATATCTGGATAAAGCGGAAGAGCTTGGAGAAAAATCTCCCGCGATATATGAAAAAAGAGGTCTTGCCAAGTATAATTTGAAAAATTATCAGGGAGCGGTGGATGACCTTACCCGCGCTGAGAAATCGGGAGTGGCAAATGCAGACCTGTATGCGAAAGTAGGTATAGCGCAGTATGAGCTAAAAAATTATGAAGAGGCAGCAGGCAATTTGCAAAAGGCAGTCTCCAAAGGGTCGAAAGAAAATGAAGTTTACTACAACTTAGGTAATGCACAATTCAGGCTCGAACAGTATGATCAGGCCATTAAGAGCTATGACCAGGCTATAGCTCTGGGAGCTGGAGACGAGCTGGTTTACAACAATAGAGGGAAAGCTAAAATGCTAACCAATAAACTGTCAGAGGCAATTGGTGACTTTGATAAGGCCCTTCAGGTTAAGCCAGAGTATAATGTTGCTTTGCTCAATAGAGGTACCGCTAAATACCTTTCAAAGGACTACAAAGGAGCCATAGCTGATTTGAATAAAATTATAGATGCTAACCAGGGAGGTAAAGAAGAGTATCTGTACCTGGGGGTATCGAAATTCCAGACTCAGGATTATGATGGTGCACTCACCGCTCTGGATAAAGCCCATTCTTTAGGTATAAATGATATGTTGCTTTATTATGGTTTGGGTAATGCTCAATATTATAAGGGAGACTTTGAAAAAGCTGTAGCTAATCTTGAGAAGGCCATCCAGATGGGAGCAGAAGATGTGCAGACTTATGCTAATAAAGGTGCTGCCGAATATAAACTGGAAAAGTATCAAGCTGCTGCTACAGACCTTAAAAAGGCCGTGGAGATGGGAGCTTCTGAGGCAGAAGTATTCCATAACCTGGGCCATTCACTATATGAATCAAATGATTTTGAGGGAGCTGTTTCTGCATTGAATAAAGCCATTAGTGCCAAAAGCGATTATGGCTCGGCATATTTTCACAGGGGAAATGCCAGGTTCAGGCTTAAAAATTATGAAAGTGCTATTAAGGACTATGATGAGGCGATCGCAAAAGGTGTGAAAAACCCAGTTATTTTTAATAACAAGGGCAAGGCCTACCAGTTAGCAGATAACCTGGATCAGGCCATTGATAGTTATACCAAAGCCATTGAAGTTGATGGTAACTACGCGAGAGCTTATGAGAACAGAGGCAAGGCCAGCTTCATACAGGAAAAGTATGAGGCGGCAGCTAAGGATTTATCCAGGTATGAAAAACTAGAGGAAAAGCCTGATGGAGAGACTATATTTTACTTAGCAGAATCATATTACCATATGCAGGAATATGTGAGAGCCCTGTCCTATTTTGACAAAACCATTGAGGCAGGTAATAAAAGTGGTGAAACTTACCAGCACAGAGCAAGGACGCTGATGGAAACACAGGACTATGAAGGGGCTATAGCCGACCTGCAAAATGCGCTGAATGCAGGTAAGAAAGATGCATCAGTGTATATGGATCGCGCACGAGCCAATCTTTATTTGGGAAATATACGTGCTGCATCCAATGATCTTGACGATGTTATATCGAAAGATCCTGATAATGCAGATGCATATTATAACCGGGCATACCTAAAGGAGGAGGCTGAAGATTACGAAGGTGCCATAAGTGATTACGCAAAGGTGGTAAAGCTTACCCCGGAAGACGATGCCGCACATTTTCATCTTGCGAATGTTACCGTATCATCAGGTAACGTGGGTGGAGCACTGGAGTCAATCAATAAAGCTATTGAGTTAAATGGCAAAGAGGCATCTTACCACAAAGTAAAAGGCAATATTTTATACCAGCTTGATCGCGGGGGAGAAGCCTGTGAGAGCTGGAGGACAGCAGTAGAACTTGGAGATAAAAAAGCTTCCTATTTTATTGGTCAGTACTGTAATTAAAAGAAGTCATAAAGTTATTTTCACATATGCCCGGTAGCCGTAAGTTTGCCGGGCACTATGTTTAGAAATTCTGTTACCTGGACCTTCCTTTACGTATATACCTCTACCAGATAATACTTTATCATGATTAAACTTTTTATTCCTTTTTTCTTCGTTTTTAATACTGAAATGCCGGAAACCATATCAGGGAAAGTGATACGTGTAATCGACGGAAATACCATAGAGATTCTTGATTCGGAGAAGGAGATTGTTAAGATAATGCTCAGCGAAGTTGACTGTCCGGAGTCCGGGCAGGAATTTGCAGAGGAAGCTAAGAAATTCACCGAGAAACTTACATTAAAGAAAAGAGTTATGGTTGAACTTAAGGGCAAGGACCGATGGGGGAATAAGCTTGGACAGGTAACTTTAAACAATGGAAAACTGCTGCATCATGAGCTGTTAAAAAATGGCTTGGCCTGGGCCAGAGAAGAGAGCAACGAGGTGCTGGCAAGCTTACAGCAGGCTGCCAGAACAAATAAAAGTGGCTTATGGATAAATGAGGACCCTACACCTCCCTGGATTTACAGAAGACAACAAACCATGATGGCTCCCAAAGGTCGATAACCTATATTTGAACATATCTGTAGCTTAGCAGTTTATTGTAGTCAAGCACAATAAAAAGTATTAATTTTCAGTTTTATAGACTGAATGAATAAAAGAGATTGTTATGAGATTTGTGTTAGTCATTCTGATATGTCTTTTAGGTGCTAGCTTTAATGCTAATGCGCAGAAAGCCAAGAAGTCTAAAGATAAACAACAACCCGTTGATAATGCATTTGAACCCTTTGCTCCTGAAGAAGTAAAGGCCCCTATTAGGAAAAGTAGCAAAAAAAGTAAAAAGTCCTACAGTACCAAGTACAACAAGACGCTCGAAGAAAAGAGAGAAGAGTTTGCCAAACGCATGGAAGCTAATGCCAAAAAGGAGCGAAAAATGCAGAGGCAAATGGAGAAACCTCAATATTCTGATCCCTCATATTTTGGACACAAAAACAAACCCAAAAAGCGTAAGCCGAGTAAGAGGAAATTTTGTAAAGAGTGTGGCATCGTCCATTAATATAGACTAGCATACAAAAAAATGATACATTGAACTTGCGGGGAGCAATGTTTAACGGTACCTATTTCTTATCTTAGATTCAATGAATAACCTCAATCGATTCATTGAACAAACCAATCTGAAACCAACTTTCGTTGCCGGAGATGTTGATATGCTTGTAAATCAGGCTGTTGAGAATAATTTCTTAGGTATATGCGTCCCTCCTTTTTGGGTTAAAAAAGCTAGCAGAGAGATTGGCAACAGAGATGTTCAGTTGGTAACAGTTATTGGTTTCCCGTTGGGGTATAACATGACAGAAACAAAAATCCAGGAGATAGAACTGGCTATGAGGGATGGTGCTGATGAACTGGATATTGTCATGAATATATCTTCCTTCAAAACCGGATTACCGTGGACGAAAATTGAATTGGCCAAATGTAGTAACCTTATCCATGATAGTTATAAGCTGGTAAAGGTTATTATAGAAACGGCTTATTTATCTTTAAAGGAGATAGAAACAGCATGCAAAATATGTGCGGATGCAGGAGTTGATTTCGTGAAAACTTCAACCGGTTTTGCCGGAGAAGGAGCTAAAGTTGAGCATATAGAGCTAATGCGCAAAATATTACCTTCAAATGTTGGAATAAAGGCCTCGGGAGGTATCAAAACCTATCAGCAGGCCGTAGAGCTTGTGATGGCCGGGGCTGATAGAATAGGTACATCTTCCGGAGTGGAAATATTGGCCGAAGCAAAGTAAACAAAAAACTATGGAGCACTTTAACATCAAGGTTTTAGGCAAGGTGCAGGGGGTTTTTTACAGAGTGCATACGCGTAAAAAGGCCTATGACCTGGGCATCACAGGTTATGTGCGCAATGAACCCGACGGTAGTGTATACATTGAAGCGGAGGGACGACTTGACAAACTTAATGAGTTTGTATCATGGTGCAGGATCGGCCCTGATAAAGCAAAAGTAGAGGAAGTACAGGTTAAATCTTCAGGCGAACTTAGGAAGTTCACCAAGTTCGAAATAGAACGCTAAATGAGTTGAAATATTCAGGAGGTTTTAGGCTAAGCGATTTTCATCTTAATGATACCCTTATACTTATAGATCTTGAGTTCAAAATGCTGATGAATGAAAGCTCTCATTCTGTTCTCGGCAAGCTCCGCCTTGCGACCTTCAGGGTAAAAAACCGTAAGCTCGAGCACTGCTTTTAAAAAGTTAGGTCGCAGACAAAAATCCACCAGCCACTCCTCATATGTGGTAATCCAGTCGGCTGTATATTTATCATAATGATCTTTTCCGTCAAAAAGAAACTCCAGCTGATTATTGCCATGTTTATATCGGTAAACACCGGCAAGGTTGCGGTAAAATTCCTCTAGACGATCAGTGAACTCAGTTTTATGAGCTTTAATACGCTTTACTGTGTCGTCTTCGAGCCCGAGCGGATTAAACTGATCCAGATAAAACTTCTTAGCAAAATCTATTAAATACACGATAAGATGCTGCTCCATATCAAGCTGCGCCTTTTCAAGTATATAGTTTTTATCCAGCGGAAAATATTTCTGAATCATTATTAAATATTTGAATGGACAAATATAATAGTTTCTTTGCAAGTATGAGATTAAAAAAACAGAAATGATCGTATAATTGAGGGGATTATATTACATCACTCTTTGATGGAAAGTACATAAATCCTATTTTACTTATAAGACTTAACCATATGCGACAGTTACTGATTATTTCGTGCCTTGTCCTGTTTAGTGCCTACAGCTATGCCCAGGAAGGTGCTTACCAGATTGACGTTACAAAATTAGATAGTGGTCTATACCTTTACCGCTCCTATGCTCAATATGAGGGTAATAAGGTGTCGGCCAATGGGCTCATCGTGGAAGCAAATGATAGCGTTGTGGTGATTGATTCGCCCTGGGACAACGATCAAACTACGCAGTTGCTTGACTGGATAGAAGTTGAAATAGGTAAACCGGTTGCCGCAGTAGTGATCACCCATGCCCATAACGACAGGATCGGAGGAATAGCTACCCTTCATGAAAGGAATATAAAAACAGTAAGTAGCCAGCTTACAAAAGTATATGCGCTGAAACGTGGTTTTGAGGCACCCAGGAAAATATTCGAAAAGGAAATAACACTGAGTTTGGGAGACTATGTAGTTAATGTATTTTACCCCGGGGCCGGGCATACGGTTGATAATACAGTAGTTTATATTGCTCCTTTCGATGTGCTTTACGGAGGGTGTTTTATTAAAAGTAGCGGGGCCAGGGATCTGGGTAATATCGAGGATGCTGACCTTGACTCATGGGCGAATAGTATTCAAAACATGCGAAAACGCTTTCCGGTACCTAAAATGGTTATTCCAGGACATGGTGATCATGCGCCGGGTGCCATAGAAAATACTCTGAAGCTACTGAGTTATAAGTAGACTATTGAAGAGGTGAGTTCTCCTCCTTTGCCATTACATTATAAACCATCTTATCCATCAGGCCGGGAAACCATTTGTTGAGAAAAACAGTCATTTTACCTTGAGCAGTCAGGATCAGGTGCTTTTTTCTCTTTTTGGTGGCTTTGTAAATGTGATTGGCACACTCCTCGGCTGTCATCATTTTTTCTTCTTTCCGGGGAGACTCGCCTTGCTGAGAGCCATCCGCCGTAAGCGAAGATTTTCTGATATTAGATGCAGTAAAACCCGGACAGGCTGTTAATACATGGACGCCCTTTTTAAGCATCTCAGTTCTTAGTACTTCAAGAAAACCTTGCAAGGCAAATTTTGAAGCCGAGTAGCCTGTTCTGCCCGGAAGGCCACGAAATCCGGCGATTGAAGAAATTCCGATCACTGAACCTTTGTTTTCCAATATAGATGGCAGACAATATTTGGTTGCATAAAGTACACCATAGAAGTTGATGTCCATTACCTGCTTTACCACATTCAGGTCTACATCTTCAAACAGGGCTCTCATGGATATGCCGGCATTATTGATCAGAATGTCAATCCTGCCATAGCGCTGCAGGGCCTCTTCTGCCATTCGCTTGTTATCCTCTTCCTTACTCACATCCGACTGAAAACCTATTGCCTCAATACCCTGATCCTTAAGCTCTGTTACAGCCTGGTCTAATGGCTCTTTTTTTCTGCCCGTGATCATAATCTTTGACCCGTTTTTACCAAAAACTTCAGCAAGAGCCTTCCCTATTCCGGAAGATCCGCCAGTTATTATTACTACTTTATTATGCATGGTACAATTTGGTTTATGGGTATTGAGCAAGGGATTTCCTGCCTGCCAAAAAAATGGCGAAGTTAAGTACTGCTAAAATAATAGATTAAGTTTTATTTAACCCATCTTTTGCAGAATTGCCTATTTTTGGCTGATTTTAAA
This region of Fulvivirga ulvae genomic DNA includes:
- a CDS encoding LamG domain-containing protein, yielding MMKSHVYTLRILCLALAVAIAGCSEEDDPSADPGEEEIVDPPTPSLTFATPSDSTGIAFEVVGNPVVDGTKYTFNTTDEDNGCGMPGGDYIKLDTLDPIWDKGFAVAAWVEFQEEERYYERIVDFGNGWGENGGMNITLSRLARSADLVLTSWIDTDSLTNREKGRLIARDAIVNGETLFYAATVSPTGEMKIYVNGELAAEKADGHPVANVVRNENFIGHSNWCQEDYDFKGTIDGMYIYNRAITPKEVRALYDLRAGSDQAK
- a CDS encoding TonB-dependent receptor, which gives rise to MTKIKLLILVAVLCYCQNLYAQQIFSGQIYNHQGEPLPGANILVGNGAGASADAFGNFKLKLPAGTFTVSVSYIGYKSQQKEIEITDKELNLDFYLQQGNIELADVVITSEEVKNLSSISAYDIKLRPTESSQDVLRLVPGLFIAQHAGGGKAEQIFLRGFDIDHGTDINLTVDGMPVNMVSHAHGQGYSDLHFVIPETIERVNFNKGPYYADQGNFTTAGYAAFSTRDRLDSSMIKLEGGQYGTLRSVGLIDLYNKQKNGNRENLYLASELYLTDGYFESPQNFSRINIMGKYTGYFDNKRLLSISASRFTSKWDASGQIPVRAVESGQIGRFGAIDDTEGGETSRTNLNIRYNLDLGNDANLEHQVFFSSYDFMLVSNFTFFLNDPVNGDQITQSENRNIYGYAGTYTKEGFLGNRNLTSKAGAGFRYDDVNDIRLSHTLNRREVLDDLAKGDIDETNVYAYVSETLDITPVFSINGSLRYDHFIFNYVDALASTYERQGESEGVFSPKFSATYKLTPKIGLFAKAGIGFHSNDTRVVVAQSGKDVLPKAYGFDFGGIYKPVPNLSINAAIWQLNLDQEFVYVGDEGIVEPSGETRRRGLDLSFRYQLLQWLYLDADLNFTDPEAVNEPEEANHIPLAPTFTSIGGVSFNMKNGINGSLRYRYMDDRPANEDNSIKAEGYFLLDATLNYTRPRYEVGFSIVNVLDSEWKEAQFDTESRLFNETAPVSEIHFTPGSPLFAKASLSFFF